TCCTTACCGTGTTTTTGGAACGGGATGATTATTTGATTGACAAGCTCAACCCGTTGATGAGAACGATCAAAATGCGAAATGAACCGGATATTTTGCGACTAATTTACACGTAGCTGAAGCGTTATTAAATCCTTTAGATAATAAGAACTATCGCCCAGCTTGATATAAGAATGAATTACCCTTACCAGGGGTGGATCAAACTCTTTATTTCAACTTAGGTAAATGGGATGAAAATCTAGCTGTACAAAACAAACACAACCCAAAATCTTTAACTTACTTACCGTTAAGTAACTTACCTAAAACAGTTTATACAGCAACTTCTTTTTATAAAGAATCACCAAAATGAATTACTCCGATCGAAGCCGATAACCCAGGAATTCGCGAGTACATTGATTTTGCTGTTTTATCAATCACTTTAGATCTTTCATGAACGATGAGAAACGGAGAGAAAGTTCATCGTTATAATGATGAATACCAACTGTACAACCGTTGAATTATGCCAGCAATGAATGTTGCTAAAGCATTATGAGATAACAAGGGAGTTTTAAATCAACCAGCAACTCCACCTAATAAGAAAGAAGAAGATGATCAATTAACTGATCAATTACCTTACCACGGTTTTTTTGATCGTTCAAATTACACTAACCCAAACGTAAGTTTAAATAACTTTAGTGTTTATCTTGGTGGTTATCCTTATTATGCTAACTGACCAACAACTCCACAATACACTAAATTTAGTGTGCCATCATTATCAAGAAGACAGATCCCAATCACTAGTGATTCAAGAGGTTCTCCTGGTTGAACGATTAACGCCTTAAATCCAACTGAACTAGATGGACAAAAGATCGCTAGTTCAACATCTCTAAGCTCAACTGGTGGAATTAGAGCAGGGATTTATAATGCTGATATTGCTAGAAATTTCCAATTAGTTTATCGTAATGTTAAATACAAACAATATGGTTATGGCTATATTATCCAAAACTCAAACTTATCAGCAGGTTCATCTGGATCATTAGCATTAACTTCAAATAACCAAGCTTTAGGAATCTATTTTGGTACGGTGTCAGTTGATGCCAAAAAAGAAGCTACCTTTGGTTTAGTTGCTTCATTATTTAATCCAAATAAGATCCAAGTTAATGTTGTTACTGGTAATAACGTTTTTGAAACTGATACGATCCAACCATATGATCTAATTTATGGTAACGATCTAATGACTGATGATTATGGTTCATACATTAGATCATTACAAACCTTAAACTTATCATCACGTTTATTAACAAAAATTAAAGATAATTTACCAAAAAAAGAAGGTTCAACTAATCAAGCTAACCAACAAACAAACCAAACTAATAGATCAACTGATGCAACAAAAAAAGACAGTTCATCAGATGAGACTAACAAGAACCCATTAGCTGAATTATTATCAGATATCTTCAAAAATTTACCTAACTGAAATTAAATTTTTAATAAGAACTATGATTGGTTAATTAACCAATCATTTTTTTATTAGTTTCTTAAATTTAGAAAATTTAATTACCAATTAAACTGTTGAGTTAATAAATTTAAGCAATTAACCATTTATATTTATTAGGCGTATAATTTAAGCGTTCTTTAATAAATATATTTAAGATCAGATGATAGTTGATAAAAAAATCATTAAATACAACTTAATAATTTTTAATGTTTTTTCAATCGTTGGTCTAATCATCCTATTAGGCCTAACGTTTACTAAAATCATTGGATTTCAGTGAGTTTATAGTAGTTTATTAACTGTTGTGTTTTCAAATATCAGTTTAGTGATTGGGTTGATTCTTCCCAATTTGCTATACACTAGTGCAACTAAACTAAACACACAACAAGTTAAATCTGCTCGCTTCGGTTTTTTTATTCTAGGGATCATCACACTATCTTCGCGTCTGTTTTGATATGCCGTGCCGATCGTTATTATCGGGTTTGTGAATCAATGACAGTTTCAAGGAGCAGTGTTCAATGTTTTTCCAGCAATCTTATGACCGTTGTCAATGATTGCTGTTCATGTTGTGGTTAACTACTTATTATTAAATAAAGAGATTAAAGAACGAAACAAACTGAAGGAATTAAATAACAATGTTGCCACAGGAGATAGTCTACACGAAGCTTTCTAGTACAGAAACTCAAAATGGCTGAATCGACTTTTTGACGACAAAACCACTTGCATCACAAGGGATCGAATGAACACCGCTAATTCCGACTGCTCATGTCTTGTCGATCTTTATGGTTTTGTTTATGATTGCAATATTAACCGCTGTATATTACACGAAGTTAAAAAAACTAAAACCAACTGAACCACCAACAGGTTATGTCTTGGTTGTGCAGTTGTTAATCTTACAATTTGAAAATTTAACAGTCGATCTATTGGGCGAGAAAAACCGGAGACTGAGTCTATTGTTCATCATTATCTTTGTCTATATCTTGATTAGTAACTTGATGTCGATGGTTGGGGGAATTGCTGCTCCAACATCATCATCAACCGTAACGTTTTCTTTAGGGTTAATGTCATTCTTCGGAACGTTTATTATGGGAGTAAAATACCAAAAACTAGCTTACTTCCGTGACTTCTTTGTGATCATTAAGATCAAAAAGAAAACGATCCCTTTAATGATTAACCCATTAAACGTGATCGGTTACTTCGCGCCATTGTTATCAATCTCATTACGGTTATGAGGTAACGTGCTGGCTGGGTCGATCTTTATTGCTTTATTATATAGCTTATTTAGAACGTTCTTTACATTATGATCACCAAGCTCATTTAGCGTTGGCTTAGTCTTTGGGACGTTGGCTGGAGGATTAGTAATCCCTGCTTTCCACGTTTATTTTGATATCTTAGTCTCAGCGATCCAAGCATTCGTCTTTGTTTCATTGATGCTTACATATTGATCTCAACCGATCAAAGCAGCCGAAAATGCCGCTGAAGAAAAGGGTCAACAAATGATCGAGAACCAACGACTAAACGTGAAATAATTGTTCATTCAAATTATTTCATCACACAAGTTAAAAATTAAATTTTTGTAAAATTCTATAAGAAAAAACATTTAAAAACTAACACTAAGGAAATAAAACCATGAATATATTTTTAGTAATCCA
The nucleotide sequence above comes from Mycoplasmoides gallisepticum. Encoded proteins:
- a CDS encoding F0F1 ATP synthase subunit A gives rise to the protein MLPQEIVYTKLSSTETQNGWIDFLTTKPLASQGIEWTPLIPTAHVLSIFMVLFMIAILTAVYYTKLKKLKPTEPPTGYVLVVQLLILQFENLTVDLLGEKNRRLSLLFIIIFVYILISNLMSMVGGIAAPTSSSTVTFSLGLMSFFGTFIMGVKYQKLAYFRDFFVIIKIKKKTIPLMINPLNVIGYFAPLLSISLRLWGNVLAGSIFIALLYSLFRTFFTLWSPSSFSVGLVFGTLAGGLVIPAFHVYFDILVSAIQAFVFVSLMLTYWSQPIKAAENAAEEKGQQMIENQRLNVK
- a CDS encoding MIP family Ig-specific serine endopeptidase codes for the protein MGLSRKKIFTWPLLLTGMAVVSTTFSSCSVFNFFSNLPTTTDNNNYGPTVQNLSAFLPTSDYKKIYDLSFSLEFNNSGGYNPSRLMSNNEGVTAENVNRPYRVFGTGWLFDWQAQPVDENDQNAKWTGYFATNLHVAEALLNPLDNKNYRPAWYKNELPLPGVDQTLYFNLGKWDENLAVQNKHNPKSLTYLPLSNLPKTVYTATSFYKESPKWITPIEADNPGIREYIDFAVLSITLDLSWTMRNGEKVHRYNDEYQLYNRWIMPAMNVAKALWDNKGVLNQPATPPNKKEEDDQLTDQLPYHGFFDRSNYTNPNVSLNNFSVYLGGYPYYANWPTTPQYTKFSVPSLSRRQIPITSDSRGSPGWTINALNPTELDGQKIASSTSLSSTGGIRAGIYNADIARNFQLVYRNVKYKQYGYGYIIQNSNLSAGSSGSLALTSNNQALGIYFGTVSVDAKKEATFGLVASLFNPNKIQVNVVTGNNVFETDTIQPYDLIYGNDLMTDDYGSYIRSLQTLNLSSRLLTKIKDNLPKKEGSTNQANQQTNQTNRSTDATKKDSSSDETNKNPLAELLSDIFKNLPNWN
- a CDS encoding MG406 family protein, whose product is MIVDKKIIKYNLIIFNVFSIVGLIILLGLTFTKIIGFQWVYSSLLTVVFSNISLVIGLILPNLLYTSATKLNTQQVKSARFGFFILGIITLSSRLFWYAVPIVIIGFVNQWQFQGAVFNVFPAILWPLSMIAVHVVVNYLLLNKEIKERNKLKELNNNVATGDSLHEAF